Proteins from one Cryptomeria japonica chromosome 4, Sugi_1.0, whole genome shotgun sequence genomic window:
- the LOC131875275 gene encoding low affinity inorganic phosphate transporter 3-like — protein MPLRVLSALDSARTQLYHFSAIFIAGMGFFTDAYDLFCIPPVSNLLGSIYYENEMPIRVKASVNGIALCGALAGQLFFGWLGDRMGRKRAYGITLSLMVASSIASGFSIGRSAEAVIGSLCFFRFWLGFGIGGDYPLSATIMAEYANTTTRGAFIAAVFGMQGLGILASSIVALILSATMISVVGDMPSFGQKDVVWRIILMLGAVPAGFTYYWRMKMPETARYTALVANDPRQAAVDMSTVLNLNIEEDESDDSGTQSLLPQFGLFSMAFVKRHGLELLGTASTWFFVDIAFYSGNLFQSDIYHNIKWLKCYYKNPLDDVYRSARAQALIAFCGTLPGYIFTILLIDRLGRFKIQLIGFFFMSVFLFALAIPYESYWAQKAHRHGFLAIYSMTFFFSNFGPNTTTFIVPAELFPARLRSTCHGISAAAGKAGPIIGAFGFFSYPTGIGINNALIILAVASCLGFFCTFLIPETKGRSLEENEVELTQVQA, from the exons ATGCCGCTCCGGGTGCTGTCTGCGCTGGACTCGGCGCGTACGCAGTTGTATCACTTCAGTGCGATATTTATCGCAGGCATGGGGTTTTTCACCGATGCATACGATCTCTTCTGCATCCCGCCTGTTTCCAATCTACTGGGAAGCATCTACTATGAAAATGAGATGCCCATTCGTGTGAAAGCCTCCGTCAACGGAATCGCGCTATGCGGAGCATTGGCAGGCCAACTCTTTTTCGGTTGGCTTGGAGACAGAATGGGACGAAAGAGGGCCTACGGGATAACACTAAGTTTGATGGTCGCGAGTTCGATCGCTTCTGGCTTCTCAATCGGCAGATCAGCGGAAGCAGTAATTGGCAGTTTATGCTTCTTCAGGTTCTGGTTAGGGTTTGGTATTGGTGGGGACTACCCACTGTCTGCGACAATCATGGCCGAATATGCAAATACCACAACTAGAGGAGCTTTCATCGCTGCTGTATTTGGGATGCAGGGTCTTGGAATCCTGGCGAGCAGTATAGTGGCTTTAATTTTGTCGGCTACCATGATATCAGTAGTGGGCGATATGCCGTCATTCGGGCAAAAGGACGTGGTGTGGAGAATAATCTTAATGTTAGGAGCCGTTCCCGCAGGTTTTACATATTACTGGCGGATGAAAATGCCGGAGACCGCCCGCTACACTGCTTTAGTGGCAAACGACCCAAGGCAAGCTGCAGTGGACATGTCGACGGTTCTTAATCTGAATATTGAAGAAGATGAGTCGGATGATTCAGGCACTCAAAGTCTGCTCCCACAGTTCGGGTTGTTTTCCATGGCTTTCGTGAAGCGGCACGGGCTAGAGCTGCTAGGCACGGCATCCACTTGGTTCTTTGTGGATATTGCATTCTACAGCGGCAATCTGTTTCAGAGCGATATATATCATAATATCAAATGGTTGAAGTGTTATTATAAGAATCCACTAGATGATGTTTATCGTTCTGCAAGGGCGCAGGCATTGATTGCATTTTGTGGGACTCTGCCGGGATACATATTTACCATTCTTCTGATAGATCGTCTCGGGAGGTTTAAAATTCAGCTCATTGGGTTTTTCTTTATGTCAGTTTTCTTGTTCGCCCTCGCCATTCCTTACGAAAGTTACTGGGCTCAGAAAGCTCATCGACATGGCTTTCTGGCGATCTATTCTATGACATTTTTCTTCTCAAATTTTGGGCCCAACACGACCACTTTCATCGTGCCGGCGGAGTTGTTTCCTGCACGGTTGCGATCGACGTGCCATGGTATTTCTGCAGCCGCTGGTAAAGCAGGCCCTATCATTGGAGCATTTGGGTTCTT CTCTTATCCAACGGGCATTGGTATAAACAACGCCTTGATTATTCTAGCAGTAGCAAGTTGCTTGGGCTTCTTTTGCACATTTCTGATACCGGAAACAAAGGGAAGATCATTGGAAGAAAATGAGGTGGAACTTACTCAAGTTCAAGCCTAA